One genomic window of Eggerthella timonensis includes the following:
- a CDS encoding SpaH/EbpB family LPXTG-anchored major pilin — translation MMRSSSLPKRAAAFALAAAMTCLMLPAAAFGAGTFGIEVHKYQDTSWTGGTAGDGTEITPPTGAQPLENVEFKAYKVVAGHEADVDITAEKVAADKGTYLGAGAAPAGTETTAANGTASFTGLDEGLYYVEETDNAAVATKAAPFLVRLPMNINGTLASTVHVYPKNTVEGAPPVDKGGHVEPGAQVGDTVDWYVKVGVPEDYATGKKLVVSDTIDARLAYVANSATVGVGATQAAATPVAFTEAIAGAKVTWTIDAAALNGMAVAAGDSIWVKFQTKIVTIDGNPIPNQAHVDYTNSLGATVSGDSGTNPVDPDGPGPNPPIDPEIGFGDLDLTKVDKKDNAALAGAQFELYTKAADGSYVKVAAFGTQTSDANGKIAYADLAEGTYYLKEVKAPAGYEAPADGTYTEFTVEKDAGTGSYDVLKTISNTMKGEDAFLLPITGGMGVIPFAAAGILLIGGGLYLVARSRKRDAA, via the coding sequence ATGATGAGATCATCATCGCTCCCGAAGCGGGCGGCGGCATTCGCGCTCGCTGCGGCCATGACCTGCCTGATGCTGCCGGCGGCCGCGTTCGGCGCCGGCACGTTCGGCATCGAGGTGCACAAGTACCAGGACACGAGCTGGACCGGCGGCACCGCCGGCGACGGCACGGAGATCACGCCCCCGACGGGGGCCCAGCCGCTCGAGAACGTCGAGTTCAAGGCGTACAAGGTCGTCGCCGGCCACGAGGCCGACGTCGACATCACGGCCGAGAAGGTCGCCGCCGACAAGGGCACCTACCTCGGCGCCGGCGCGGCCCCGGCCGGCACCGAGACGACGGCCGCCAACGGCACGGCGAGCTTCACCGGCCTCGACGAGGGCCTGTACTACGTGGAGGAGACCGACAACGCCGCGGTCGCGACGAAGGCCGCGCCGTTCCTGGTGCGCCTGCCCATGAACATCAACGGCACGCTGGCGAGCACGGTGCACGTGTACCCCAAGAACACCGTCGAGGGCGCCCCGCCCGTCGACAAGGGCGGGCATGTCGAGCCCGGCGCCCAGGTGGGCGACACGGTCGACTGGTACGTGAAGGTGGGCGTGCCCGAGGACTACGCAACGGGCAAGAAGCTCGTCGTCAGCGACACGATCGACGCCCGCCTCGCCTACGTGGCGAACTCCGCGACCGTCGGCGTGGGCGCCACGCAGGCCGCAGCAACCCCGGTCGCCTTCACCGAGGCGATAGCGGGCGCGAAGGTCACCTGGACCATCGACGCGGCCGCGCTCAACGGCATGGCCGTCGCCGCGGGCGACTCCATCTGGGTGAAGTTCCAGACGAAGATCGTCACCATCGACGGCAACCCGATCCCGAACCAGGCGCACGTCGACTACACGAACTCCCTCGGCGCCACGGTGAGCGGCGACTCGGGCACCAACCCCGTCGACCCCGACGGCCCCGGCCCGAACCCGCCGATCGATCCCGAGATCGGCTTCGGCGACCTCGACCTCACCAAGGTCGACAAGAAGGACAACGCCGCCCTCGCCGGCGCGCAGTTCGAGCTCTACACCAAGGCCGCCGACGGCAGCTACGTGAAGGTCGCCGCGTTCGGCACCCAGACGTCCGACGCCAACGGCAAGATCGCCTACGCGGACCTCGCCGAGGGCACGTACTACCTGAAGGAGGTCAAGGCGCCCGCCGGCTACGAGGCCCCGGCAGACGGCACCTACACCGAGTTCACGGTGGAGAAGGATGCGGGCACTGGATCCTATGACGTGCTTAAGACCATCTCCAACACCATGAAGGGCGAGGACGCCTTCCTGCTGCCCATCACCGGCGGCATGGGCGTGATCCCGTTCGCCGCGGCGGGCATCCTGCTCATCGGCGGCGGCCTCTACCTGGTTGCGCGCTCCCGCAAGCGCGACGCCGCGTAG